A genome region from Panthera uncia isolate 11264 chromosome A3 unlocalized genomic scaffold, Puncia_PCG_1.0 HiC_scaffold_11, whole genome shotgun sequence includes the following:
- the LOC125935970 gene encoding LOW QUALITY PROTEIN: uncharacterized protein C20orf203 (The sequence of the model RefSeq protein was modified relative to this genomic sequence to represent the inferred CDS: inserted 4 bases in 2 codons; deleted 1 base in 1 codon; substituted 1 base at 1 genomic stop codon) has translation MAGESHDLCAGCPRPPVARPGSLSSGRCWAVGKASQDETLPPPALPPAQGFFLWPTIGGSYSPDTGHQQAPPPQRPGPYQEAIWVGGEGEVRGPGLRXKVGRRDREVGRGPWGPAGRAXGWKGCREPALSLLAWPXLTWSQSCLPSLPGKAPAPLISEQQPLPDSSQSLFN, from the exons ATGGCTGGTGAATCCCACGACCTCTGTGCCGGCTGCCCTCGGCCTCCAGTGGCCCGGCCAGGGTCCCTCAGCTCTGGCCGGTGCTGGGCTG TGGGCAAAGCCAGCCAGGATGAGACCCTGCCGCCgcccgccctgccccctgcccagggcTTCTTCCTCTGGCCCACAATAGGAGGCTCGTACAG CCCAGACACTGGGCACCAGCAGGCTCCTCCTCCCCAACGCCCGGGCCCTTATCAGGAA GCAATTtgggttggtggggagggggaagtcCGAGGCCCCGGGCTCCG CAAGGTGGGTAGGAGAGatagggaagtggggagggggccgtgGGGCCCTGCTGGGAGGGCCTGAGGATGGAAGGGATGCCGGGAGCCAGCGCTGTCCTTGCTGGCCTGGCC CTTGACATGGTCCCAGAGCTGCCTTCCCTCCTTGCCAGGCAAGGCGCCCGCACCTTTAATTAGCGAGCAGCAGCCTCTCCCCGATTCATCTCAGTCACTGTTTAATTAG